One genomic region from Hoeflea algicola encodes:
- a CDS encoding branched-chain amino acid ABC transporter permease, whose amino-acid sequence MIRLVFGLLALALLVIVPLFVSEYELGLMIGMATYVALASAWALFSGHTNYISLATVAFYGTGAYTVAVLNESLPYPAVILCAGLIGAAMALLVGLSTLRLSGIYFVIFTFGLAELVRQLITWYEVTITGTLGRYIFLDLTARDIYWQMLALVVVSIGLTAWINRSRLGLALRAIGDDEVVAAHSGIPLARTKLIAFTLSATLITLVGAVASPRWVYVEPLIVFNPTVSFLTVIMALLGGANRLWGPLVGAIPLFLLFEWLSVNFPDTYPIFLGLMFIAVVFVLPNGIIAGLDNLRASLKGSKS is encoded by the coding sequence ATGATCCGTCTGGTCTTTGGCCTCCTGGCACTTGCTTTGCTCGTCATCGTGCCGCTGTTTGTTTCCGAATACGAACTCGGGCTGATGATCGGTATGGCCACCTATGTGGCGCTGGCTTCGGCCTGGGCCTTGTTCTCCGGCCACACCAATTACATCTCGCTGGCGACCGTGGCCTTCTACGGCACCGGCGCCTACACCGTCGCCGTGCTCAACGAGTCCCTGCCCTACCCGGCAGTGATCCTGTGTGCGGGTCTTATCGGTGCGGCGATGGCCTTGCTGGTGGGGCTTTCCACCTTGCGTCTTTCCGGCATCTACTTTGTGATCTTTACCTTTGGTCTGGCCGAACTGGTGCGCCAACTGATCACCTGGTACGAGGTGACGATCACCGGTACGCTTGGCCGCTACATCTTTCTCGATCTGACCGCACGCGACATCTACTGGCAAATGCTGGCACTGGTGGTTGTTTCAATTGGCCTGACCGCATGGATCAACCGCTCACGGCTGGGGCTGGCGCTCAGGGCGATTGGCGATGACGAAGTGGTTGCGGCTCATTCAGGCATTCCACTGGCGCGCACCAAGCTGATCGCCTTCACGCTCTCGGCGACACTGATCACGCTTGTCGGCGCCGTGGCTTCGCCGCGCTGGGTCTATGTGGAGCCGCTGATCGTGTTCAACCCGACCGTCAGTTTCCTCACCGTGATCATGGCGCTTCTGGGCGGGGCCAACCGGTTGTGGGGACCACTGGTTGGCGCCATTCCACTGTTCCTGCTGTTTGAATGGCTGTCAGTCAATTTTCCCGACACCTATCCGATCTTTCTCGGGCTGATGTTCATCGCGGTCGTCTTCGTTCTGCCAAACGGCATTATTGCCGGACTGGACAACCTGCGCGCATCACTCAAGGGGAGCAAATCATGA